A window of Pirellula sp. SH-Sr6A contains these coding sequences:
- a CDS encoding SCO family protein gives MLAVCCAGGACADFRDEIPKNLIGVGVDEKLDGEIPLDLSFADHRGATVTFRKLLEDKKPILLTLNYSNCPGLCIAQLNGMIQGVNDVSGIKLGEDFKMVSLSIDPSESIQKAASTRARYVDDLENHHSAEGWFFLTGSEANIVRLADSVGFRYTYDAKNKQFNHSAAAIFISPQGRITRYLYEVGFIRGETLRMALIEAGEGKIGSSFDRFVLWCSHYDANENRYSASARILLSVTAGGFVVVGLIGLVPFWLSRQRKQAQSAGSQPPPSSGVQSE, from the coding sequence ATGCTCGCTGTTTGCTGCGCGGGCGGTGCCTGTGCAGACTTCCGGGATGAGATTCCGAAGAACTTGATCGGCGTCGGAGTGGACGAGAAGTTGGATGGGGAGATACCTCTCGACTTGTCGTTCGCAGACCACCGTGGGGCGACGGTTACGTTCCGAAAACTGCTGGAAGATAAAAAGCCGATTCTGCTAACGTTGAATTACAGCAATTGTCCTGGACTTTGCATCGCCCAACTCAACGGGATGATTCAAGGGGTCAACGATGTTAGCGGGATCAAGCTGGGTGAGGACTTCAAGATGGTCTCCCTCAGTATCGATCCGAGTGAGTCCATCCAAAAAGCAGCCAGTACACGCGCCAGATACGTGGACGATTTAGAGAATCACCACTCGGCCGAGGGCTGGTTTTTTCTGACGGGCAGCGAGGCCAACATCGTACGGTTGGCCGACTCCGTTGGGTTCCGGTACACCTACGACGCCAAGAACAAGCAATTCAATCACTCTGCAGCTGCGATATTCATCTCTCCTCAGGGAAGGATCACGCGGTACCTTTACGAAGTCGGCTTCATTCGAGGGGAAACTCTCCGAATGGCGTTGATCGAGGCAGGGGAAGGAAAGATTGGAAGTAGTTTTGATCGTTTTGTGTTGTGGTGCAGTCACTACGATGCGAACGAGAACAGATATTCCGCCAGCGCTAGGATACTCCTGTCGGTGACAGCGGGGGGATTCGTGGTGGTTGGCTTGATCGGTTTAGTTCCTTTTTGGCTTTCGCGGCAAAGGAAGCAAGCTCAGTCCGCTGGGTCCCAGCCGCCGCCGTCCTCGGGCGTGCAAAGCGAGTGA
- a CDS encoding quinol:cytochrome C oxidoreductase, with amino-acid sequence MSLKYDQETVQIPETWKAKAPLLISAALICLVVGAGLCFVGGKSANVPGVSATKYVMHSYLSNFMFLFSFSLGALFFILIQFLTRAGWSSSIRRVAEILMAVLPWSAVLFVPVLLMLFANDISLYEWNQSAEAIENSVIRAKVGYLERGFFTFRTVLYIGLLSGIALWYFNKSRAQDETGDVELSIDRQKWAGPMVMIFSLTASFAAFDWVMSIDADWYSTIFGVYIFSASMMAFFAMMVVLCMNLQNAGKLKNLVTTEHYHDMGKFMFGFVMFWSYIAFSQLLLYWYGNIPEETYWYKVRLMGGWEYFSYGLIFVHFIIPFLGLMSHHVRRHRTGLYFWACWLIVVHWMDMTYLVMPNVPGGLPVLPLVGHFVGGVGMLLMLSAFFIIRSSGVPLVAMRDPRLPEALTYTNPLL; translated from the coding sequence ATGAGTTTGAAATACGACCAAGAAACCGTACAGATTCCAGAGACCTGGAAGGCGAAGGCGCCGCTCCTGATTTCCGCTGCTTTGATCTGCTTGGTAGTGGGAGCTGGACTTTGCTTCGTGGGTGGCAAGTCGGCGAACGTGCCGGGGGTTTCGGCGACGAAGTACGTGATGCATTCGTACCTGTCGAACTTCATGTTCTTGTTCTCCTTTTCGCTCGGTGCTTTGTTTTTCATTTTGATCCAGTTCCTCACACGAGCGGGATGGAGTTCATCCATCCGGCGTGTGGCTGAGATCCTGATGGCGGTTCTTCCCTGGTCGGCCGTTTTGTTTGTTCCAGTCCTCCTGATGTTGTTCGCCAACGACATCAGCCTTTACGAATGGAATCAATCCGCGGAAGCGATTGAGAATTCCGTCATTCGTGCGAAGGTCGGATACCTGGAACGCGGGTTTTTCACGTTCCGAACGGTTCTCTACATTGGTCTCTTGAGCGGTATCGCTCTGTGGTACTTCAACAAGAGTCGCGCGCAGGATGAGACAGGCGATGTGGAGTTGTCGATCGATCGCCAAAAGTGGGCAGGCCCGATGGTCATGATCTTCTCGTTGACTGCGAGCTTCGCAGCCTTCGATTGGGTGATGAGCATTGACGCCGATTGGTATAGCACGATTTTCGGTGTGTACATCTTCTCCGCGAGCATGATGGCTTTTTTCGCCATGATGGTCGTGCTCTGCATGAATTTGCAGAATGCTGGGAAGCTAAAGAACCTGGTAACGACCGAGCATTACCACGACATGGGCAAATTCATGTTTGGATTCGTGATGTTTTGGTCCTATATCGCCTTCTCCCAATTGCTTCTGTACTGGTACGGTAACATCCCTGAAGAGACTTACTGGTATAAGGTTCGGTTGATGGGGGGATGGGAGTACTTCTCGTATGGACTCATTTTCGTCCACTTCATCATCCCATTCCTTGGATTGATGAGCCACCACGTTCGTCGCCATCGAACCGGTCTGTACTTCTGGGCTTGCTGGCTGATCGTCGTCCACTGGATGGATATGACCTATTTGGTGATGCCAAACGTACCCGGTGGGCTCCCGGTATTGCCGCTGGTGGGCCACTTTGTAGGGGGCGTTGGAATGCTCCTGATGCTTTCCGCATTTTTCATCATCCGGTCATCGGGCGTACCCTTGGTTGCCATGCGTGACCCTCGTTTGCCCGAAGCTCTCACCTACACCAATCCGCTCCTTTAA
- a CDS encoding cbb3-type cytochrome c oxidase subunit I, with product MSAVTTPITAPTTTHDGATEHHYLNHSSGFLSWALTLDHKRIGMMYLAGILFAFFLGGVFALAIRIHLWTPNQDPEAAWLTNATYNRVFTLHGAIMVFLFIIPSIPAALGNFLLPIMLGTKDVAFPRLNLGSFYLWITGLVFFAYTLFSTQIDTGWTFYTPYSIEAKSAVEAATIGVFILGFSSIFTGLNFIVTINTMRPPGMSWFKMPLFLWALYATSIIQVLATPVLGITVLLLALERMFGIGIFDPALNGDPVTFQHFFWFYSHPAVYIMILPAMGIISELMSVHSHKGIFGYRMIAYSSIAIALFGFLVWGHHMFTSGMADVTTIVFSALTFTVSIPSAIKVFNWLGTMYQGTVALNTPMIYALAFIFLFTIGGLTGLFLGALSTDMHLHDTYFVVAHFHYVMMGGTLVAFLGGLFHWWPKMTGKMFNDAAGIVSGAIVFVGFNLTFLPQFVLGTRGMPRRYASYVPEFQSLHQLSTVGACILGFGLLVAGLVLLHSLFYGKKAPMNPWGGATLEWECTSPPPHDNFSHPPAVGDPYDFANVEYDGKTGGYYKKKK from the coding sequence ATGAGTGCCGTTACGACTCCGATAACAGCGCCGACGACTACGCACGACGGTGCGACCGAGCATCATTACCTCAATCATTCGTCCGGTTTCTTGAGCTGGGCGTTGACGCTGGACCACAAGCGAATTGGGATGATGTATCTGGCAGGGATCCTTTTCGCGTTTTTCTTGGGTGGGGTATTTGCGTTGGCGATCCGTATCCACTTGTGGACGCCCAACCAAGATCCTGAGGCAGCGTGGTTGACCAACGCGACCTACAATCGCGTGTTCACGTTGCACGGGGCGATCATGGTGTTTTTGTTCATCATCCCGAGTATTCCCGCAGCGCTGGGGAACTTCCTCCTGCCGATCATGTTGGGCACAAAGGACGTGGCGTTCCCCCGATTGAACCTGGGTAGTTTTTACCTTTGGATCACGGGATTGGTCTTCTTTGCTTACACGCTGTTTTCGACCCAGATCGATACCGGTTGGACGTTCTACACTCCGTATAGCATCGAGGCAAAAAGCGCGGTCGAAGCGGCGACGATCGGTGTTTTCATCCTTGGGTTCAGCTCGATTTTCACCGGATTGAACTTCATCGTGACCATCAACACGATGCGTCCACCCGGAATGTCTTGGTTCAAAATGCCTTTGTTCCTCTGGGCGTTGTATGCAACCTCGATCATTCAAGTCTTGGCAACTCCCGTTTTGGGAATCACGGTTCTGTTGCTCGCCTTGGAGCGAATGTTCGGCATTGGGATTTTCGACCCAGCTTTGAACGGTGACCCCGTCACGTTCCAACACTTCTTCTGGTTCTATTCGCACCCTGCGGTTTACATCATGATTCTCCCAGCGATGGGGATCATCAGCGAACTGATGAGTGTTCATAGCCACAAGGGTATCTTCGGCTACCGAATGATCGCTTACAGCTCGATCGCGATCGCCCTCTTCGGATTTTTGGTCTGGGGGCACCATATGTTCACGTCGGGAATGGCAGACGTCACCACGATCGTGTTTAGTGCTTTGACCTTTACGGTCTCGATCCCGTCGGCGATCAAGGTCTTTAATTGGCTTGGAACGATGTACCAAGGGACCGTGGCTCTCAACACCCCCATGATTTACGCTCTCGCGTTTATCTTCCTGTTCACGATCGGTGGATTGACGGGATTGTTCCTTGGAGCACTCTCCACCGACATGCACCTTCACGACACTTACTTCGTGGTCGCACACTTCCACTATGTGATGATGGGTGGTACTTTGGTGGCGTTCCTCGGTGGTCTATTCCACTGGTGGCCGAAAATGACAGGAAAGATGTTCAACGATGCGGCCGGCATTGTCTCCGGAGCGATTGTATTCGTCGGATTCAACCTTACCTTCTTGCCCCAGTTTGTTCTCGGAACCCGCGGGATGCCTCGCCGGTATGCTTCGTACGTTCCAGAGTTCCAGTCGTTGCACCAGCTCTCGACCGTTGGGGCTTGCATCCTGGGATTTGGTCTATTGGTAGCTGGGTTGGTGCTGTTGCACTCGCTGTTCTACGGAAAGAAAGCTCCGATGAACCCTTGGGGTGGAGCGACATTGGAATGGGAATGCACTTCGCCACCTCCTCACGACAACTTCAGTCACCCACCGGCTGTGGGCGATCCCTATGACTTTGCCAACGTGGAATACGATGGCAAGACGGGTGGATACTACAAGAAAAAGAAGTAG
- a CDS encoding quinol:electron acceptor oxidoreductase subunit ActD yields MSDHKPKTTNGNRPPRAFGWMAEFSDEYKLLEAARKVRDSGYTDTDAFTPFPVHGIDEALGIKPTKLPFIVLCCGLTGLGLALLMQWWTNGVDYMYIISGKPFGITPASIPVAFEMTILFSAFSTFLGMIALNGLPRFSNPVFTNPRFDRATNDKFFLYVSAKDKYYNRESVRELLAGASPDHLEEVIEDASPAAMPKAVWLGALLLVLTGLIPAMIVLNMRAGYSTKPRFHVFFDMDFQPKKKAQQTTTIFADGRTMRPQVAGTIARGQLEEADSFYLGYDPEKLAATTASAGAARLVSLQDGEKPAAGTASDSAPASAPANAPSGAAQAAPAAATGALALPWLEELPIEANDANMKLGETKFRTYCAACHGYTGYGDGLVHKRADALAQGYWLPPTSMHIDRVRAQPVGQIFHTITKGQGKMPGYAASLTPKERWAVALYVKALQKSRNASIDDIPVDKRSELQSVAPAVSAEPAAPAAANPADPAK; encoded by the coding sequence ATGAGTGATCACAAGCCAAAGACAACGAATGGGAACCGACCCCCACGAGCGTTTGGCTGGATGGCGGAGTTCTCCGACGAGTACAAGTTGCTCGAGGCGGCTCGCAAGGTTCGCGATTCCGGATACACCGACACGGACGCATTCACGCCGTTTCCGGTGCACGGGATCGACGAAGCGCTCGGGATCAAGCCGACCAAGCTGCCATTCATTGTATTGTGCTGCGGATTGACCGGCCTAGGTCTGGCACTGCTGATGCAGTGGTGGACGAACGGGGTCGATTACATGTACATCATCTCGGGCAAGCCATTTGGGATCACTCCGGCGTCGATTCCTGTCGCGTTTGAAATGACTATCCTGTTCTCGGCGTTCTCCACCTTTCTTGGGATGATCGCCCTGAATGGATTGCCTCGATTCAGCAATCCGGTATTCACCAACCCCCGGTTCGACCGGGCGACGAATGATAAGTTCTTTTTGTATGTGAGTGCCAAGGACAAGTACTACAACCGCGAGTCGGTTCGCGAACTCCTCGCTGGAGCCTCCCCCGATCATTTGGAAGAGGTCATCGAAGACGCCTCCCCTGCAGCGATGCCCAAGGCTGTATGGCTCGGTGCTTTGTTGCTGGTTTTGACTGGTTTGATTCCAGCGATGATCGTCCTCAACATGCGAGCTGGATACAGCACCAAGCCGCGGTTCCATGTCTTCTTTGACATGGACTTCCAACCCAAGAAGAAGGCACAGCAGACTACCACTATTTTCGCTGACGGTCGAACCATGCGTCCACAGGTGGCCGGAACGATCGCTCGCGGCCAATTGGAAGAAGCCGATTCGTTCTATCTTGGATATGATCCCGAGAAGCTAGCAGCTACGACCGCATCTGCGGGTGCTGCCCGGCTCGTTTCTCTCCAAGACGGCGAAAAACCGGCCGCCGGAACAGCGTCCGATAGTGCACCGGCATCAGCACCCGCCAATGCTCCAAGCGGAGCCGCCCAAGCAGCTCCGGCTGCAGCGACAGGCGCTCTCGCGTTGCCATGGTTAGAGGAGCTCCCGATCGAAGCGAACGATGCGAACATGAAACTGGGAGAGACCAAATTCCGCACCTATTGTGCAGCTTGCCACGGCTACACGGGTTACGGCGATGGCTTGGTCCACAAGCGTGCAGACGCTTTGGCTCAAGGGTACTGGCTCCCACCAACCTCCATGCACATCGATCGTGTTCGGGCACAACCGGTCGGCCAGATTTTCCACACGATCACGAAGGGTCAAGGGAAGATGCCTGGGTACGCGGCATCCTTGACTCCAAAGGAACGTTGGGCGGTCGCCTTGTATGTGAAGGCTTTGCAGAAATCACGTAACGCGAGCATCGACGATATTCCAGTGGACAAGCGATCGGAGCTTCAGTCCGTGGCTCCGGCAGTTAGCGCCGAACCTGCAGCTCCTGCTGCTGCGAATCCTGCTGACCCGGCAAAGTAG
- a CDS encoding cytochrome C oxidase subunit IV family protein translates to MADTHSHSHSGHGHAEGEFSHPMPVWMLLAVFFALLGLTFLTVFQAQFDLGDLEIVFSLIIATIKAGLVIAFFMHLVWDKPLNAIAIFSSLIFVALFLGFTLMDSQQYHERLIMDPKNEILENSTPKSTLVKTSE, encoded by the coding sequence ATGGCAGATACCCATTCCCATTCTCATTCAGGCCATGGACATGCTGAGGGTGAGTTTTCGCACCCGATGCCGGTTTGGATGCTCTTGGCCGTGTTTTTTGCGTTGTTGGGTCTGACGTTTTTGACCGTATTCCAGGCGCAGTTTGACCTCGGCGATTTGGAAATCGTTTTCTCATTGATCATTGCAACCATCAAAGCAGGTTTGGTGATTGCGTTCTTCATGCACTTGGTTTGGGACAAGCCGCTTAACGCCATCGCGATTTTTAGCAGCTTGATTTTCGTTGCGTTATTTCTCGGGTTCACGCTCATGGATTCGCAACAATACCACGAGCGACTGATCATGGATCCAAAGAATGAGATCTTGGAGAACTCGACTCCCAAATCGACTTTGGTGAAGACTAGCGAGTAG
- a CDS encoding cytochrome c oxidase subunit 3: MTEVATHTDGHDHGHHDHPSWLAHHFDDAEQQFDSGKLGMWLFLVTEILFFSGMFCAYLLYRNRNPEVFEFCSTFLNEKLGAINTGVLLFSSLTMAWAVRAAQLKQHKLLVGMLGATLGCAAIFLGVKSVEYTHKWSLGLLPGRMYVAQMEHGYHSDYDYLTPICIVPAILTALFAVYYVYSLVMANKFHQRVAGPLVVAGLCFFGGIKLGQIIEGGEHHGDSHAAHADADHADHSDGEHENHDADHGSAASAVAAETAPAADGAVALVSTGNSPLHDVFVDPKESAIPNASVNNQGMAGLFFSIYYCMTGVHAVHIIGGMLVISWLIVKAARQEFHSQYYGPVDNVGLYWHLVDFIWIYLFPLLYLIT; this comes from the coding sequence ATGACAGAAGTAGCCACACACACGGATGGACATGATCATGGGCATCACGACCATCCCTCTTGGTTAGCCCACCACTTCGACGATGCTGAACAGCAGTTCGATTCTGGCAAGCTCGGGATGTGGCTCTTCCTGGTCACCGAAATTCTATTCTTTTCGGGAATGTTTTGCGCGTATCTTTTGTACCGCAACCGCAACCCGGAGGTTTTCGAATTCTGCAGCACGTTCTTGAACGAAAAGCTTGGGGCCATCAACACAGGCGTTCTTTTGTTCAGCTCGCTCACCATGGCTTGGGCTGTCCGTGCCGCCCAGTTGAAGCAACATAAGTTGCTCGTAGGCATGCTGGGAGCAACGCTCGGATGCGCTGCGATCTTCTTGGGCGTGAAATCGGTAGAGTACACCCACAAATGGAGCTTGGGTTTGCTGCCAGGTCGGATGTACGTCGCTCAAATGGAGCATGGTTACCATTCCGATTACGATTACTTGACCCCGATCTGCATTGTTCCTGCCATCCTTACGGCCTTGTTCGCCGTCTACTATGTCTATTCGCTGGTGATGGCCAACAAGTTCCATCAGCGCGTTGCTGGACCTTTAGTTGTGGCGGGATTGTGTTTCTTTGGCGGTATCAAGCTCGGACAGATCATTGAAGGGGGCGAGCATCACGGAGATTCTCACGCTGCCCACGCAGATGCGGACCATGCAGATCATTCGGACGGGGAACACGAGAATCACGACGCTGACCATGGCTCTGCGGCATCCGCAGTCGCAGCCGAAACAGCACCCGCTGCGGATGGGGCTGTAGCGTTAGTCTCGACGGGGAATAGCCCACTTCACGATGTCTTCGTGGACCCTAAGGAGTCAGCTATCCCCAACGCATCGGTAAACAACCAAGGGATGGCCGGTTTGTTCTTCAGTATCTACTACTGTATGACGGGCGTACACGCGGTTCACATCATCGGTGGGATGCTAGTGATTTCTTGGTTGATTGTGAAAGCAGCTCGCCAGGAGTTCCATTCGCAGTATTACGGGCCTGTTGACAATGTGGGTCTTTATTGGCACTTGGTCGACTTCATTTGGATCTATCTCTTCCCCTTGTTGTACTTGATCACCTAG
- the nrfD gene encoding NrfD/PsrC family molybdoenzyme membrane anchor subunit, whose product MTTHKNPVTMATIASTSYNPREIDNTVDIPGRRSPLITGNQTYSSVTEMVCRVAEQPQPMLWYVLFGFSSVTAVMFLSLIGYLIFTGVGIWGNQNPVFWAWPIVNFVFWVGIGHAGTLISAILFLFRQNWRTSINRAAEAMTIFAVVCAAIYPGIHVGRAWLAFWLLPYPSLNLWMWPQFRSPLLWDVFAVGTYASTSLVFWYMGMIPDLATYRDRAKSPFKRFIYGLFCLGWTGSSRHWLRYEKAYTLLAALATPLVLSVHTVVSFDFAVSQVAGWHTTIFPPYFVAGAIFSGFAMVVTLLVPVRKIYKLENLITLRHLDNMNKIILATGSLVGLAYGTEFFIAWYSQNQYEGFAFLNRAFGPYWWAYWTMVSCNVISPQLFWFKKIRTTPLLMVIVSIFVNIGMWFERFVITITSLSRDFLPSSWGYFKPTIFDGLMFFGSFGVFMSLFLLFCRYLPTIAMSEVKGVMSSTEHSEHAQAALLGHGHGNGHGGHHH is encoded by the coding sequence ATGACCACTCACAAGAATCCGGTGACCATGGCGACCATAGCTAGTACTTCGTACAACCCTCGCGAGATTGACAACACCGTTGATATTCCAGGGCGACGATCTCCGCTGATCACGGGGAATCAGACCTACAGCTCGGTTACCGAAATGGTCTGCCGCGTTGCGGAGCAACCGCAGCCGATGCTGTGGTATGTGCTGTTCGGATTCTCGTCGGTCACGGCGGTGATGTTCTTGTCCTTGATCGGGTACTTGATCTTCACAGGGGTCGGTATCTGGGGTAACCAGAACCCAGTCTTCTGGGCTTGGCCGATCGTGAACTTCGTGTTCTGGGTCGGTATCGGCCACGCAGGAACGCTTATTTCGGCGATTCTATTCTTGTTCCGTCAAAACTGGCGTACGAGCATCAACCGCGCTGCGGAAGCGATGACGATTTTCGCGGTCGTTTGTGCAGCGATTTATCCAGGTATCCACGTCGGTCGAGCGTGGTTGGCATTCTGGTTGTTGCCTTATCCCAGTTTGAACCTTTGGATGTGGCCGCAGTTCCGCAGCCCGCTTTTGTGGGACGTTTTCGCGGTAGGTACGTACGCTTCGACGTCGCTGGTTTTCTGGTACATGGGGATGATTCCCGACTTGGCGACTTACCGAGATCGGGCGAAGAGTCCTTTCAAGCGATTCATTTACGGTTTGTTTTGTTTGGGTTGGACCGGATCCTCGCGTCATTGGCTCCGTTACGAAAAGGCCTATACGTTGTTGGCAGCGTTGGCGACTCCGCTGGTTCTCTCGGTTCACACGGTCGTTAGTTTCGACTTCGCGGTTTCGCAGGTCGCTGGTTGGCACACGACGATTTTCCCACCTTACTTCGTCGCCGGGGCAATTTTCTCGGGATTTGCGATGGTGGTAACGCTGTTGGTACCGGTCCGAAAGATATACAAGCTTGAGAACCTGATCACGCTTCGGCACCTCGACAACATGAACAAGATCATCCTGGCAACCGGGTCGCTGGTCGGTTTGGCGTACGGCACGGAATTCTTTATCGCTTGGTACAGTCAGAACCAGTACGAGGGCTTCGCGTTCCTCAACCGAGCTTTCGGGCCTTATTGGTGGGCATATTGGACGATGGTTTCCTGCAATGTTATTTCGCCCCAGCTGTTTTGGTTTAAGAAAATACGCACGACTCCTTTGTTGATGGTGATCGTTTCGATCTTCGTGAACATTGGAATGTGGTTCGAGCGATTTGTGATCACGATTACGTCGCTCAGCCGGGACTTTCTGCCCAGTTCGTGGGGTTACTTCAAACCCACGATTTTCGACGGGTTGATGTTCTTCGGAAGCTTTGGGGTCTTCATGTCCCTGTTCCTGTTGTTCTGCCGTTATTTGCCGACGATTGCGATGTCAGAAGTGAAGGGTGTGATGTCCTCCACCGAGCATTCCGAGCATGCCCAAGCCGCATTGCTGGGACATGGTCATGGCAACGGCCACGGCGGTCACCACCACTAG
- a CDS encoding SRPBCC family protein, with amino-acid sequence MENYKYESSFDAPIDRVYAALTTESGLRAWWTHDCNAGSEEGDQVVVRFGNTFKTMQIERLVPRSEIQWRVLDSFLDVPGLLKKDEWIGTAICMRLSEESGSRTRFTLEHVGLTSNIECFELCSGGWAQFLQSLKDFVETGTGSPFRSTAHISGSQAGRTTP; translated from the coding sequence ATGGAGAATTACAAGTACGAATCTAGCTTTGATGCACCGATCGATCGCGTCTATGCGGCTCTGACGACCGAATCGGGGCTTCGTGCTTGGTGGACGCACGACTGCAATGCTGGGAGTGAAGAAGGCGATCAAGTCGTCGTGCGGTTCGGCAACACCTTCAAGACAATGCAAATCGAGAGGCTTGTTCCCCGCTCAGAGATCCAATGGCGGGTTCTCGATTCATTCCTGGACGTTCCAGGCTTGTTGAAGAAAGACGAGTGGATCGGCACAGCGATCTGCATGCGCCTATCGGAGGAATCGGGATCTCGAACACGTTTTACCTTGGAGCATGTAGGGCTTACATCGAATATCGAGTGTTTCGAATTGTGTTCTGGCGGATGGGCCCAATTCCTACAGAGCCTCAAGGATTTTGTGGAGACCGGAACAGGCTCGCCCTTTCGATCAACTGCCCATATATCCGGAAGCCAAGCGGGTCGAACAACTCCGTGA
- the coxB gene encoding cytochrome c oxidase subunit II: protein MNFTFLADEAAGFWFPPAASTFAKQVDFLYMAILWISILFFVPIVIAMLYFMVKFRQRPGYKGSPEALHNTPLEITWTVVPTFIVVWIFWEGMIGFLDMTRMPDDTVDVAVTAVKWNWSFKYKQNGAESTVLYLPVGKDIKLTMQSKDVLHSFFVPAFRAKRDVVPGRYQYMWFHPTKEGIYDLFCTEYCGDNHSTMITKVEVMSDEKYAAKLAELVKEPEDIVERGKWLYERKACKGCHYAGTEGAKGPGPSYNGSWGKQVPLADGREVKFDENFVRESILNPAAAHRKGYETASAMPSYKGQLKDEQIDALIAFIQSLETVGTPAK, encoded by the coding sequence ATGAACTTCACATTTTTAGCCGATGAAGCAGCCGGTTTTTGGTTTCCGCCAGCTGCATCGACTTTCGCCAAACAAGTAGATTTCTTGTACATGGCGATTCTTTGGATCAGTATTTTGTTCTTCGTGCCGATCGTGATTGCCATGTTGTATTTCATGGTGAAATTTCGTCAGCGGCCGGGCTACAAAGGGTCGCCAGAGGCTCTTCACAACACCCCTTTGGAAATCACTTGGACAGTGGTCCCGACGTTTATCGTCGTATGGATTTTCTGGGAAGGGATGATTGGGTTCTTGGATATGACCCGGATGCCCGATGACACCGTCGATGTCGCCGTAACGGCGGTGAAGTGGAATTGGTCTTTCAAATACAAGCAAAACGGGGCCGAAAGCACTGTGTTGTACTTGCCCGTGGGCAAGGACATCAAGTTGACGATGCAGTCGAAGGATGTCTTGCACAGCTTCTTCGTGCCAGCTTTCCGGGCCAAGCGGGACGTCGTGCCGGGGCGATACCAGTACATGTGGTTCCACCCGACCAAGGAAGGCATCTATGACTTGTTCTGCACCGAGTATTGCGGAGACAACCACTCGACCATGATCACAAAGGTCGAAGTAATGTCCGACGAGAAGTATGCGGCCAAGCTAGCGGAGCTGGTGAAGGAGCCTGAAGACATCGTCGAGCGCGGCAAGTGGCTTTACGAACGGAAGGCTTGCAAGGGGTGTCATTACGCGGGAACTGAGGGGGCCAAGGGGCCTGGACCAAGCTACAATGGCTCGTGGGGTAAACAAGTTCCCTTGGCCGATGGTCGCGAGGTCAAGTTTGACGAGAACTTCGTTCGCGAGTCGATCTTGAATCCAGCAGCGGCACACCGCAAAGGGTACGAAACCGCCTCCGCGATGCCCTCCTACAAAGGACAGTTGAAGGACGAGCAGATCGATGCGTTGATTGCGTTTATCCAATCGCTCGAAACAGTCGGGACACCAGCCAAGTAG